Proteins encoded by one window of Myripristis murdjan chromosome 1, fMyrMur1.1, whole genome shotgun sequence:
- the krt97 gene encoding keratin 97: MSTGYRRAASMYSVGSSRKHRASSVHAGAGDGNVQLSYASSLRSGGVFGGDYGMGMGLSTGGGSDSFSVSVNEKATMQNLNDRLAAYLEKVRSLERANSQLELQIRQWYEKQTPTVRDYSKYEAIIADLRRKINAATLDNARLILQIDNAKLAAEDFRSKFENEMALRMSVEADIAGLRKVLDELTMTRSDLEMQIEGLKEELVYLKKNHAEELAAVRAQLNTGSVNVEVDAAPQEDLARVMEEVRAQYEGITEKNRRDMEAWYKGKFDELNKQVASSTESLQTSRTEITELKRTLQALQIELQSQLSLKAALEGQLVETESRYSIQLNQLQALVNSLEAELSQVRVDIERQAQEYQMLLDIKTRLEMEIAEYRRLLDGEIEVQRTAVKKVEVIEVKPEPVVTKRVRTVIEEMVDGKVVSRTEDVDTEVIQK, encoded by the exons ATGAGCACCGGTTATCGCAGAGCCGCGTCTATGTACTCTGTAGGGTCCTCTAGAAAGCACCGGGCATCAAGCGTCCATGCCGGGGCAGGGGACGGCAATGTCCAATTGTCATACGCCAGCAGCCTCAGGAGCGGCGGGGTTTTCGGCGGAGACTATGGCATGGGCATGGGCCTGAGCACAGGAGGGGGCAGCGATAgcttttcagtttcagtcaacGAGAAAGCCACCATGCAGAACCTCAACGACCGCCTGGCCGCCTACCTGGAGAAGGTGCGCTCCCTGGAGAGAGCCAACTCGCAGCTGGAGCTTCAAATCCGCCAGTGGTACGAGAAGCAGACACCGACTGTCAGGGACTACAGCAAGTATGAGGCAATCATCGCCGACCTGCGCCGAAAG atCAATGCTGCCACACTGGACAACGCCAGGCTGATTCTGCAGATCGACAACGCTAAGCTTGCAGCAGAGGACTTCAGATCCAA GTTTGAGAATGAGATGGCACTGCGCATGTCTGTGGAGGCTGACATCGCCGGGCTGCGGAAGGTTCTGGATGAGCTGACCATGACCCGGTCTGACCTGGAGATGCAGATCGAGGGCCTGAAGGAGGAGCTGGTCTACCTGAAGAAGAACCATGCAGAG gagcttgcCGCTGTCCGTGCTCAATTGAACACCGGCTCTGTGAATGTGGAGGTGGATGCTGCACCCCAGGAGGACCTGGCCAGGGTCATGGAGGAGGTCAGAGCTCAGTACGAGGGCATCACTGAAAAGAACCGCCGTGATATGGAGGCCTGGTACAAGGGCAAG TTTGATGAGCTGAACAAGCAGGTGGCAAGCAGCACAGAGAGCCTCCAGACCTCCCGCACTGAGATCACTGAGCTCAAGAGGACCCTACAGGCCCTGCAGATAGAGCTGCAGTCCCAGCTGAGCCTG AAAGCAGCGCTGGAGGGCCAGCTGGTCGAGACAGAGAGCCGCTACAGCATCCAGCTGAACCAGCTGCAGGCCCTGGTAAACAGCCTGGAGGCCGAACTCAGCCAGGTCAGGGTAGACATCGAGAGGCAGGCCCAAGAGTACCAGATGCTGCTTGACATCAAGACCAGGCTGGAGATGGAGATTGCTGAGTACAGGAGGCTGCTGGATGGAGAGATCGAAGTGCA GAGAACTGCAGTGAAGAAGGTAGAGGTCATTGAAGTCAAAC CTGAACCAGTTGTAACCAAGAGAGTGAGGACAGTGATTGAGGAGATGGTTGATGGAAAGGTGGTGTCCCGCACAGAGGACGTGGATACAGAGGTCATCCAGAAGTAG